The Lycium barbarum isolate Lr01 chromosome 10, ASM1917538v2, whole genome shotgun sequence genome includes a region encoding these proteins:
- the LOC132615151 gene encoding psbP domain-containing protein 2, chloroplastic — protein sequence MNLSSSLNNKGQTMSAFSSVPACSITYHNGFFKTLATMKNRKQTLTVSSSFSIPFNNELMEELVPIVSSRRAVNVSILTVLLWDTLSCFVAMANGEVLELERYTDSVEGFTLLRPSSWIKVDKAGATALFQDTNKGSNNVGVVVIPVKITTLSQFGNPQFVADKLILAEKRKESTKEAEVVAVSERTGEGGLQVYEFEYKVDSTRGGLKRILSAAFVASGKLYLLNIAHSDGLESPIDPDRRNTLEQILHSFDVAPST from the exons ATGAACCTTTCATCTTCGCTCAACAATAAGGGACAAACAATGTCCGCCTTTAGCTCAGTACCAGCTTGTTCAATTACCTATCATAATGGCTTCTTTAAAACCCTTGCAACTATGAAAAATAGAAAGCAAACCTTAACTGTATCATCATCATTCTCTATTCCTTTCAATAATGAGTTAATGGAAGAATTGGTTCCAATTGTTTCAAGCAGACGAGCTGTAAATGTATCGATTTTAACGGTGTTATTATGGGACACTTTATCATGCTTTGTTGCTATGGCGAATGGTGAAGTGTTAGAGCTAGAAAGATATACGGATTCAGTTGAAGGTTTCACTCTCCTCAGACCTTCTTCTTGGATTAAG GTTGATAAAGCTGGGGCAACTGCCCTGTTTCAGGATACAAACAAGGGATCCAACAATGTAGGTGTTGTGGTTATCCCTGTAAAAATAACAACCCTTAGCCAATTCGGGAATCCACAATTTGTGGCAGATAAGCTAATTCTGGCTGAAAAGCGCAAG GAAAGCACAAAGGAGGCTGAGGTGGTTGCAGTATCAGAGAGAACAGGCGAAGGAGGTCTTCAAGTGTATGAGTTTGAGTACAAGGTTGATAGCACAAGGGGAGGGTTGAAGAGGATACTTTCTGCTGCATTTGTGGCGTCTGGGAAGCTCTATCTGTTAAACATTGCTCACTCTGATGGGTTAGAAAGTCCTATTGACCCAGATAGAAGAAATACATTGGAACAGATTCTACATTCCTTTGATGTTGCTCCTTCCACTTAA
- the LOC132614098 gene encoding proteasome subunit beta type-3-A-like, which translates to MSIFEYNGSALVAMVGKNCFAIASDRRLGVQLQTIATDFQRIYKIHDKLFIGLSGLATDTQTLYQRLVFRHKLYELREERDMKPETFASLVSAMLYEKRFGPYLCQPVIAGLGDDDKPFICTMDSIGAKELAKDFVVSGTASESLYGACEAMYKPDMGPEELFETISQALISSVDRDCLSGWGGHVYVVTPTEVTERILKGRMD; encoded by the exons ATGTCG ATCTTTGAGTATAATGGAAGTGCTTTGGTAGCGATGGTTGGGAAAAACTGTTTCGCTATAGCGAGTGACAGACGTCTTGGTGTACAGTTGCAGACAATTGCTACTGATTTCCAAAGGATTTATAAAATACATGACAAGCTTTTTATTGGTCTTTCTGGCTTGGCTACTGATACACAAACACT GTATCAAAGGCTTGTCTTCCGTCACAAGCTATATGAGCTTAGAGAAGAGAGGGATATGAAGCCTGAGACATTTGCCAGCCTTGTCTCTGCTATGCTTTATGAGAAAAG GTTTGGTCCATACTTGTGCCAACCTGTAATTGCTGGATTAGGAGATGATGACAAGCCTTTTATTTGCACAATGGACTCTATTGGAGCAAA GGAGCTCGCAAAAGATTTTGTTGTTTCCGGCACTGCATCTGAATCACTTTACGGTGCCTGTGAGGCCATGTACAAGCCTGACATG GGACCGGAAGAATTGTTTGAGACCATCTCTCAGGCGCTGATTTCATCTGTAGACCGTGACTGTTTAAGTGGTTGGGGAGGACATGTTTATGTTGT GACACCAACTGAAGTGACAGAGAGGATCTTGAAGGGAAGGATGGACTAA
- the LOC132615786 gene encoding PHD finger-containing protein 1-like, with product MVTICLQCGDEGFSNAFVFCVKCLDLAVHRYCLDTIPDTFDEDVYWVCDDCEVEVPNEPTIRNSDPVSPENCTSSRHLKANSEAKLDVPSLIAEVEVRTVEKFSQKDVEKYPGMDLVEHSQLGGDKKKKSNPTSVIDKKDFIHVVVEKAQPVYDPVWRGGFKLWNKEYQTLDGLVAHPSVKACQRVFEEAKLFPLSLHLEMLPKSDIWPRSFYSSEPSDDNIALYFFPLDARYEQDYDYLVEQMIGEELALRAVVTNAELLVFTSTELPLHHWRFRSKHYLWGVFRTKQDCSSSQMVSNGIKSVILQNAGNVLAARDQINLVKAETCHPQSPNSPLSNNASVASRTS from the exons ATG GTGACAATATGTCTACAGTGTGGTGACGAAGGATTCTCTAACGCCTTTGTTTTTTGTGTAAAATGTTTGGATCTTGCCGTGCATCG CTACTGCCTTGATACAATTCCCGATACATTTGATGAAGATGTCTATTGGGTCTGTGATGATTGTGAGGTGGAGGTGCCAAATGAACCTACTATCAGGAATTCTGATCCCGTCTCGCCTGAAAATTGCACTAGTTCAAGACATCTTAAAGCAAATTCTGAAGCAAAACTTGATGTTCCTTCATTGATAGCTGAGGTAGAAGTAAGGACAGTCGAAAAGTTTTCCCAGAAAGATGTTGAGAAATATCCTGGAATGGATTTGGTAGAGCATAGTCAGTTAGGAGGTGATAAGAAGAAGAAATCTAATCCTACGTCTGTGATAGATAAGAAAGATTTTATTCATGTTGTCGTGGAAAAAGCACAACCTGTTTATGATCCTGTTTGGAG GGGTGGTTTTAAGTTATGGAACAAAGAGTATCAGACACTTGATGGACTTGTAGCTCACCCATCAGTCAAAGCATGCCAAAGGGTTTTTGAAGAAGCAAAGTTATTTCCACTTTCGCTTCACTTGGAAATGCTTCCAAAATCTGATATATGGCCTAGGAGTTTTTATTCATCGGAGCCTAGTGATGATAACATTGCATTATATTTCTTTCCTTTGGATGCAAG ATACGAGCAGGATTACGATTATTTGGTTGAGCAAATGATCGGTGAAGAACTCGCTCTGCGAGCAGTTGTCACAAATGCAGAGCTCTTGGTTTTCACATCCACAGAGCTTCCCCTGCATCACTGGA GATTCCGAAGCAAGCACTATTTATGGGGAGTTTTTAGAACGAAGCAGGATTGTAGTAGCTCTCAAATGGTATCGAACGGGATTAAATCTGTGATACTTCAAAATGCCGGGAATGTTTTGGCTGCCAGAGATCAGATAAACCTTGTGAAAGCCGAAACTTGTCATCCACAGAGTCCTAATAGCCCTTTAAGCAATAATGCAAGCGTCGCGTCCCGTACTTCCTGA